A DNA window from Engystomops pustulosus chromosome 6, aEngPut4.maternal, whole genome shotgun sequence contains the following coding sequences:
- the RAMP2 gene encoding receptor activity-modifying protein 2 isoform X2: MESPILCMLTSALCLFTWAFGSMAVVENATQPTTYIQNEMNHGMIADLSHSTQYPILPTDMYEIFVEHCWTVFNRTMFQTESEHWCDWEHIFSIYSRFQICLEDCAENLQLPFPNELAHNTILGVHMYFFKDCDLLSEELMDPPENILLGLIFAPICIIPFLVSLVVYKSNTSKPQT, translated from the exons CTTTTGGCTCAATGGCAGTAGTGGAAAATGCTACACAGCCTACAACCTACATACAGAATGAAATGAATCATGGAATGATTGCCGACCTGTCACATTCAACTCAATACCCAATACTTCCCACTG ACATGTATGAAATATTTGTTGAACACTGCTGGACAGTCTTCAACAGAACAATGTTCCAAACTGAGAGTGAACACTGGTGCGATTGGGAACACATTTTCAG CATATACAGCCGTTTTCAGATTTGCCTGGAAGACTGTGCCGAAAATCTTCAGCTTCCCTTCCCAAATGAATTAGCGCATAACACGATTTTGGGCGTccacatgtatttttttaaagattgCGATCTTTTGTCTGAAGAGCTCATGGATCCACCAGAGAATATTCTACTTGGATTGATTTTTGCCCCCATCTGCATCATACCATTTTTGGTCTCACTTGTCGTGTACAAGAGCAACACTAGTAAACCACAAACTTAA